The following DNA comes from Terriglobales bacterium.
CGATCGCGTGCAGCCCGACGTCGTGCTCATGGATATCACCATGCCGCAAATGGAAGGCATTGAAGCCGCCGAGCGCATTATCCGCCAACATCCCCAGGCCCGCATCATCATGGTTTCCTCTGTGGGCTACCAGGAAAATATCGTGGCCGCGCTGCAAAAAGGCGCACGCCATTTCTTGCAGAAACCGGTCAAGGCCGAACAACTGTACGATATCCTCAAGTACGTTTTGGGAGACGACGCTGTAATTGTGGCAGCCCCCGCTGCCCAATAAGTCCAGGAGAAGCTTTTTATATGCGCATGGAATTGATTCAACCTTTTATCAATGCTGCCGACGCGGTCTTGTGCGAAACGCTGCAGTCACCCACCAGGATCGCCGACGTCAGCATGGATGAGGAAACCTACCGCCGCAAGGGTGTGGCCGCCATGATCCATATTGTTGGCGATATTGAAGGACGCGTGATCTTTGATCTCGATACCGCCACCGCAACCAGAATTGCCACCTACTTTTCCGGCGGGCCCGTGGAGGCCTCTGATGATTTGGTGCGCGATACCGTATGTGAATTGGCCAACCAGGTCATCGGCAACGCCGTTACCACATTAAACGATCAGGGAATGCACTTCCGCGTCTCCCCTCCCAGCGTGCACACCGCAGAAACCGGCGGCCAGGGCGCCGAAGATACCGAAACCCTGGTCATGTGCTTCGACACCCCCAACGGCCGCGTCTACATGAATATCTCCATGCGCTACCACCGCCGCCGACGGCGGGAAGCCGTCGCGGTAGTGTGAACCGGAACGCGCTTGGCTTCAGAGCGGTTCTGTTTGGCCTGACTTGGGCCAAAATATAAGACTCAGTTCAACGCATTGCCTATGACTGCCACAGGAGCATCCACGGGTCAACCCCTATCCGATCAGAAGCTCGAGGTGGGCCATGTCCTCTTCATGGACATCGTCGGCTACTCGATATTAAACATCGAAGAACAAAAGCGAATTGTTGAATCCCTCCAAGAGGTCGTTCGAGGCACCGGCGAATTCCAGCACGCAAGTGCGGAAGGACGAGTGCGGCCACTGCCAACGGGCGACGGAATGGCGTTAGTGTTCTTTGTTGACCCCGAAGCACCCCTTCGTTGTGCAGTCGAGATTAGCAGGGCACTGAGGTTGATTCCGGCAATCCGCCTCCGCATGGGGATTCATGCGGGACCTGTCTATAGGGTTGGAGACATCAATACCAATAGGAATGTGGCTGGAGGAGGCGTGAATATTGCCCAGCGGGTCATGGATTGCGGCGATGCCGGACACATTCTTGTTTCGGAAGAGACGGCGCGCTTCTTTGCTCAGGTTGGCAATTGGGCTAAATCCTTGCATGACGTTGGGAATACGCGGGTAAAACACGGTGTCAAGCTCCATTTGTTCAGTCTTTACGTGAGCGAGGTCGGGAATTCCCATCTTCCTCACAAGCTCAAGCGCGAGAGGTTTCGCAAGACTACTGCAATCGGAGGAATCCTTCTTGCCGCAGCTGTGATTTCCTCAGTCCTTCTAGTTAGAGCCTTACACAGGTCCGGTCAGTCGCCGCAACATGCCCTGTATCATCAGCTCACCAGGAATGACCCCAAACGCCTTCTGAATTCCGCTGTTATTTCTCCCAACGGCTCGTTCCTCGCATACGTAGATGCCCGCGGGCTGTTCGTTTTGGACATTAAGTCGGGCGAAAGTACTGAACTCCCTGCTCCACGGGATGAAGGGTTCGCTTTTGCAGCCCCGGATTGGTACTTGGCGTGGTCTCCCGACTCCACTCGGGTCTACGCAAGCGGCCCATCCAGCAAGGACCAGGTTCAGAGCATATGGGTTTTTCCGCTGTTGGGTTCCGCTTCTAAGAGACTCATTGAGAATGCGGAACAACCAAAGATTGCAACCGATGGATCGATCGCCTATGTTGACGCCGCAACCGAGCGGCAAA
Coding sequences within:
- a CDS encoding response regulator, with the protein product MSQFPVLLRSKDRLPVRYLIVDDSVFARKNLAKMVESYGGKVAGEAGDGCTAITEYDRVQPDVVLMDITMPQMEGIEAAERIIRQHPQARIIMVSSVGYQENIVAALQKGARHFLQKPVKAEQLYDILKYVLGDDAVIVAAPAAQ
- a CDS encoding chemotaxis protein CheX yields the protein MRMELIQPFINAADAVLCETLQSPTRIADVSMDEETYRRKGVAAMIHIVGDIEGRVIFDLDTATATRIATYFSGGPVEASDDLVRDTVCELANQVIGNAVTTLNDQGMHFRVSPPSVHTAETGGQGAEDTETLVMCFDTPNGRVYMNISMRYHRRRRREAVAVV